A stretch of Paludisphaera borealis DNA encodes these proteins:
- a CDS encoding class I SAM-dependent methyltransferase → MPATRSETEPTLADLAVCLGCRAPLRGRDACLTCGRSYPTRDQILEAIGPLVGRNRINAAFYDGSGWVRFRKWERLFLTLQGGARRARLQILRHVLAIDRPEVRALEVGIGDGDNLAYLPESWDVYGVDVARTQLVACQERHPRMKGRLAWAEGENLPFADETFDVCYAIGGFTYFNDHAAALREMRRVTKAGGPVVVADETPGMHHAGIGHLIGVPAIDAFWLRGLGLDREFVEMVLQYDVDPEAVARATWPSATSRNIWSRLGYCLVHPGIEASG, encoded by the coding sequence ATGCCAGCGACCCGCTCCGAAACGGAACCGACGCTCGCCGACCTCGCCGTCTGCCTCGGCTGTCGCGCACCGTTGCGGGGGCGGGACGCTTGCCTCACATGCGGTCGTTCCTATCCGACGCGTGACCAGATCCTGGAAGCGATCGGCCCGCTTGTAGGGCGAAATCGGATCAACGCGGCGTTCTACGACGGTTCCGGCTGGGTTCGATTCCGCAAGTGGGAACGGCTGTTCCTGACGCTCCAGGGAGGCGCCCGGCGGGCGCGATTGCAGATCCTCCGGCACGTCCTGGCGATCGACCGTCCCGAGGTACGGGCGCTCGAGGTCGGCATCGGCGACGGCGACAACCTCGCATATCTACCTGAGTCGTGGGACGTTTACGGGGTCGACGTCGCGCGCACGCAGCTCGTCGCCTGTCAGGAGCGGCATCCGCGCATGAAGGGCCGGTTGGCGTGGGCCGAGGGAGAGAATCTGCCGTTCGCGGACGAGACTTTCGACGTCTGCTACGCGATCGGCGGCTTCACGTACTTCAACGACCACGCCGCCGCGCTCCGCGAGATGAGGCGCGTCACGAAGGCGGGCGGCCCGGTGGTCGTGGCCGACGAGACGCCCGGCATGCACCACGCGGGGATCGGCCACTTGATCGGCGTTCCCGCGATCGACGCGTTCTGGCTCCGCGGGCTCGGGCTCGATCGCGAATTCGTCGAGATGGTCTTGCAGTACGACGTCGATCCGGAAGCCGTGGCCAGGGCGACCTGGCCCTCGGCGACGAGCCGCAACATCTGGAGCCGACTCGGCTATTGCCTGGTTCATCCAGGAATCGAGGCGTCGGGATGA
- a CDS encoding acyltransferase domain-containing protein, giving the protein MNRRRPYDVAIVGMGCGFPGAVDLFAFWADVLANRDATSDRAKPDVLPIGDVVHSALADAGVDPGRLSSDRVEVVVGSGGGCDHDAIRDHVDQMNWTSASLLRDVGIASMAAIDLASRELIERHADLAVAVGVTVDEGVGAVALKRLRDAKRDGDRVYAIIKGIGFGDDGSGPAARCVRAIRRACRTARAKPETVGLIEARGLPAELRAVRAVFPPPDAGVRVLGAASTAGMDGLIKAALSLHHRLSPPTRSDDRPQSLAISDGFEVLTAPRPWIHGDPDAPRRAGVHASGPHGLCAHAVLEEHAASADQITPGALPNWDCEAFLLAADDRSALADRVRELREQLQRRGRDRINLKDLAHTLNTGREPKDGKVRLGLVAGSFDELMKHLETIEPCLRNDSCQRVRDARGLYFWHDPPGRQGDGTLAFLFPGEGSQYPGMLADLCPHFPELRAVLDTADRIARESGEAVPPSRHLFGAASSSPDALWATDTAVTAVLSSQWGMFQVLSRLGLRPDAVVGHSSGELPALAAAGTLETERSLESALSRLATIFRKLEAEGTIPQARLTAVGVDRAQAEAVCRAHGGSVVVAIDNCPHQVVLAGPPDATERVVAELCAAGAMREDLPFARAYHTPAFSAVLGPLEAFYASLDFHRPKTRVYSCSNAERMPDEPDAIRRLAVAQWTRTVAFRETIETMYRDGLRVFVDVGARGNLCGYVDDVLRGKPVFAVAANLARRSGTKQLNHLVASLFAQGLPLDATYLYARRRPQRLDLASEPTKAVEPLKREYNGRLNPKQPDLAAPRLSFDTEPHGFLNGNGNGHVRYPRADSTLTIDAPAAAVVAPPPMEFAGFAMSNEAGAAVADEAVLGYLSTMNAFLKTQNEVMTAYFQAANGGCQAEAEVAPAFPEPGPWAGAILAGEPGRWISTEFLLDESNDPIAADHTLGGRRVSALDPERKGLAVLPFFVMAEMVAQVGSLVAPVGLVLEGLEDVQAHKWVGYDPDAVLAMHGECEPDDPRRIRVSLRHRKRSASADGTDGRLVFEGVARFAERTLPPIAPKPLFLSDPKPSKFTAERLYDEQWLFHGPAMQPLTELGSVGEEGISGTIALRPLEHLLRPGSPSRLHTDPVALDGFTQLLGCWGLDVFEQGDVIFPLRMGGLTIHGERPEVGDSTVCRIHIREIERHRVQVDAELIRPDGRVWLRVEDWQDWRFYWPSRYRDVFRAPDSVLIGEPLPLEGLSPRVASAVWLAPPIDMARPVWRDVLERIQLGPDESAETLAQGGPDVRRTHRLWGRTAAKEAVRRIWLEQGGPPRFPADLVITHDADGQPRVADLARPDLDDPPAVSIAHAEGVAVALAAHGPDARPGVDVVAIDERSDDFAASAFTPHERTLLAQPAPSDALEWAARLAAAKQAAAKSIGIGPTAEPSRVEARRVDFEAGTVLVHVRDRVDLIVHTNRRKDHAWAWTLGAEA; this is encoded by the coding sequence ATGAATCGACGACGGCCCTATGACGTCGCCATCGTCGGCATGGGCTGCGGCTTTCCAGGCGCCGTCGATCTGTTCGCGTTCTGGGCCGACGTCCTGGCCAATCGCGACGCGACCAGCGATCGAGCCAAGCCCGACGTCTTGCCGATCGGCGACGTCGTCCACTCCGCCTTGGCCGACGCCGGCGTCGACCCGGGACGCCTGAGCAGCGACCGCGTCGAGGTGGTCGTCGGATCAGGGGGCGGCTGCGATCACGACGCGATCCGGGATCACGTCGACCAGATGAACTGGACGAGCGCGAGCTTGCTCCGCGACGTTGGCATTGCGTCGATGGCCGCGATCGATCTGGCGAGCCGCGAGTTGATCGAGCGGCACGCCGATCTCGCGGTGGCCGTCGGCGTCACCGTTGACGAGGGCGTCGGAGCGGTCGCCCTCAAACGGCTGCGCGACGCCAAACGCGACGGCGACCGCGTTTATGCGATCATCAAGGGAATCGGCTTCGGCGACGACGGGAGCGGGCCGGCGGCCCGCTGCGTCCGAGCCATCCGTCGCGCCTGCCGCACCGCCCGAGCGAAGCCCGAGACCGTGGGACTGATCGAGGCGCGCGGCCTCCCCGCCGAGCTGCGGGCGGTTCGCGCGGTCTTTCCGCCGCCCGACGCCGGCGTTCGCGTTCTGGGCGCGGCTTCCACCGCCGGAATGGACGGATTGATCAAGGCGGCCTTATCCCTGCATCATCGCCTCTCACCGCCGACGCGATCCGACGACCGCCCGCAGTCGCTGGCGATCTCCGACGGCTTTGAGGTCCTGACCGCTCCACGTCCGTGGATTCACGGCGATCCCGATGCGCCGCGGCGCGCGGGCGTCCATGCCTCCGGCCCTCACGGCCTCTGCGCCCACGCCGTCCTCGAAGAACACGCCGCGTCGGCTGATCAGATAACCCCGGGCGCGCTGCCGAACTGGGATTGCGAAGCCTTCCTCCTCGCGGCCGACGATCGATCCGCCCTGGCCGATCGGGTCCGCGAGCTTCGTGAACAATTGCAACGCCGAGGTCGCGACCGCATCAACCTGAAAGACCTCGCCCACACGCTTAACACGGGGCGCGAGCCGAAGGACGGGAAGGTTCGCCTCGGCCTCGTCGCGGGCTCGTTCGACGAGTTGATGAAGCATCTGGAGACGATCGAGCCGTGCCTCCGCAACGACTCGTGCCAGCGGGTGCGTGACGCTCGCGGGCTCTACTTCTGGCACGACCCGCCGGGACGTCAGGGCGACGGTACGCTCGCCTTCCTCTTCCCCGGCGAAGGCTCGCAGTATCCCGGGATGCTGGCCGACCTCTGCCCGCATTTCCCCGAGTTGCGCGCGGTGCTCGACACGGCGGACCGGATCGCCCGCGAGTCGGGAGAAGCCGTGCCGCCGAGCCGACATCTTTTCGGCGCCGCGTCGTCCTCGCCCGATGCGCTCTGGGCGACCGACACGGCGGTCACGGCCGTGCTCTCGTCGCAGTGGGGGATGTTCCAGGTCTTGTCGCGGCTGGGGCTGCGGCCCGACGCCGTGGTCGGCCACAGCAGCGGCGAGCTTCCTGCCCTGGCCGCCGCGGGGACGCTCGAAACCGAACGGTCGCTGGAATCGGCGCTCAGCCGTCTGGCCACGATCTTCCGCAAGCTCGAAGCCGAGGGGACGATCCCCCAGGCCCGATTGACCGCCGTCGGCGTCGACCGGGCGCAAGCCGAGGCGGTCTGCCGCGCGCACGGCGGATCGGTCGTCGTGGCGATCGACAACTGCCCGCATCAAGTGGTGCTCGCCGGTCCCCCCGACGCGACCGAACGGGTCGTCGCCGAGCTGTGCGCGGCGGGCGCGATGCGCGAGGATTTGCCGTTCGCCCGCGCCTATCACACTCCGGCCTTTTCGGCCGTCCTCGGCCCCCTCGAAGCATTTTACGCGAGCCTCGATTTCCATCGACCGAAGACGCGCGTGTATTCTTGCTCGAACGCCGAGCGGATGCCCGACGAACCCGACGCGATCCGTCGACTCGCCGTCGCGCAATGGACGCGGACGGTGGCGTTCCGCGAGACGATCGAGACCATGTACCGCGACGGCCTCCGCGTGTTCGTCGACGTCGGTGCCCGGGGCAACCTCTGCGGCTACGTCGACGACGTGCTGCGCGGCAAGCCGGTCTTCGCCGTCGCCGCGAACCTGGCGCGACGCTCAGGAACGAAACAGCTCAACCACCTCGTCGCCTCCCTGTTCGCCCAGGGGTTGCCCCTCGACGCGACCTACCTTTACGCCCGCCGACGTCCGCAACGACTCGACCTAGCGTCCGAACCGACGAAGGCCGTCGAGCCGCTGAAGCGCGAATACAACGGACGTCTCAATCCGAAGCAACCCGACCTCGCCGCGCCGCGTTTGAGCTTCGACACCGAACCGCACGGTTTCCTCAACGGCAATGGAAATGGCCACGTCCGCTATCCGCGTGCGGATTCCACGCTCACGATCGACGCCCCCGCCGCGGCCGTCGTGGCTCCTCCGCCGATGGAATTCGCCGGCTTCGCGATGTCGAACGAGGCCGGCGCGGCCGTCGCCGATGAAGCGGTGCTCGGTTATCTGAGCACAATGAACGCGTTCTTGAAGACTCAGAACGAGGTGATGACCGCCTATTTCCAGGCGGCGAACGGTGGATGTCAGGCCGAAGCCGAAGTCGCGCCCGCCTTCCCCGAGCCCGGTCCATGGGCCGGCGCGATCCTCGCGGGGGAGCCGGGACGATGGATCAGCACGGAATTTCTGCTTGATGAATCCAACGATCCGATCGCGGCCGATCACACCCTCGGCGGCCGTCGCGTCTCGGCCCTCGATCCGGAACGGAAGGGGCTCGCGGTTTTGCCCTTCTTCGTGATGGCCGAGATGGTGGCGCAAGTAGGGAGTCTCGTCGCCCCCGTCGGTCTCGTGCTCGAGGGGCTGGAGGACGTCCAGGCGCACAAGTGGGTCGGTTACGACCCTGACGCCGTCCTGGCGATGCACGGCGAATGCGAGCCCGACGACCCGCGCCGGATTCGCGTCTCTCTCCGCCACCGAAAGCGCTCGGCGTCCGCTGATGGGACCGACGGCCGACTCGTCTTCGAGGGCGTCGCGCGGTTCGCCGAACGGACGCTTCCGCCCATCGCGCCGAAGCCCCTGTTCCTGAGCGACCCGAAGCCGAGCAAGTTCACCGCCGAGCGTCTGTACGACGAGCAATGGCTGTTCCACGGTCCCGCGATGCAGCCGTTGACCGAGCTGGGATCGGTCGGCGAAGAAGGGATCAGCGGAACGATCGCCCTCCGTCCGCTGGAGCACCTGCTTCGGCCGGGATCGCCCTCGCGGCTCCACACCGACCCGGTCGCGCTCGACGGCTTCACGCAGCTTCTCGGCTGCTGGGGGCTCGACGTCTTCGAGCAAGGCGACGTGATCTTCCCGCTCCGCATGGGAGGGCTGACGATCCACGGCGAACGCCCCGAGGTGGGTGACTCGACCGTCTGCCGCATCCACATTCGTGAGATCGAACGGCACCGCGTGCAGGTCGACGCCGAGTTGATCCGGCCCGACGGCCGGGTCTGGCTGCGGGTCGAGGACTGGCAGGACTGGCGGTTCTACTGGCCCTCGCGGTATCGCGACGTCTTTCGCGCGCCGGACTCGGTCCTGATCGGCGAGCCGTTGCCGCTGGAGGGGCTCTCCCCGCGAGTCGCCTCGGCCGTCTGGCTCGCGCCGCCGATCGACATGGCGCGGCCCGTATGGCGCGACGTCCTGGAGCGGATTCAGCTAGGGCCCGACGAGTCGGCCGAAACCCTGGCGCAGGGGGGCCCGGACGTTCGCCGCACGCACCGACTCTGGGGACGAACCGCCGCCAAGGAGGCGGTCCGACGAATCTGGCTGGAGCAGGGGGGGCCGCCGCGCTTCCCGGCCGACCTCGTCATAACTCACGACGCCGACGGCCAACCGCGAGTCGCCGATCTGGCCCGGCCCGACCTCGACGATCCGCCGGCGGTTTCGATCGCCCACGCGGAGGGGGTCGCCGTGGCCCTGGCGGCTCACGGTCCCGACGCGCGGCCGGGCGTCGACGTCGTCGCCATCGACGAGCGGTCCGACGACTTCGCGGCCTCGGCTTTCACACCTCACGAGCGAACGTTGCTCGCGCAGCCCGCCCCGTCCGACGCCTTGGAATGGGCCGCCCGGCTCGCGGCGGCCAAGCAGGCGGCGGCCAAGTCGATCGGAATCGGGCCGACCGCCGAACCGAGCCGGGTCGAGGCGCGGCGCGTCGATTTCGAGGCCGGAACCGTGCTGGTCCACGTCCGCGATCGGGTCGATCTGATCGTCCACACGAACCGTAGGAAAGACCACGCCTGGGCGTGGACCCTGGGAGCGGAGGCATAA
- a CDS encoding GMP reductase — MRIDNDPKLDFDDVLIRPKRSEAPSRASVDLKRQYRFLNSDAVWSGVPIVASNMDTVGTLAMAEALGPEMLTCLHKYYSEDQLIRFFRDEARCSSAFFTLGLKDDEFDKLRAVKAKADVRLVCIDAANGYTKYFVEHVKRIRGAFPELTIMAGNVATPDMVQELFISGAADIVKIGIGPGSVCTTRRTTGVGYPQLSAIIECADAAHGLRGHVCADGGCRFPGDVVKAFAAGADFVMLGGMLAGHDECEGEWVEEDGRRVALTFYGMSSREALDKYAGGRKDYRACEGRAVSVPYKGPVKETIQEITGGIRSACAYVGATRLKDLTKCTTFVICQRPHGSMFA; from the coding sequence ATGCGCATCGACAACGATCCCAAGCTCGATTTCGACGACGTCTTGATCCGACCCAAGCGGTCCGAGGCGCCGAGCCGGGCGTCGGTCGACCTGAAACGCCAGTACCGATTCCTCAACAGCGATGCGGTCTGGAGCGGCGTTCCGATCGTCGCCTCGAACATGGACACCGTCGGCACGCTGGCCATGGCCGAGGCGCTCGGGCCGGAAATGCTGACTTGCTTGCACAAGTATTATTCCGAGGATCAGTTGATCCGCTTCTTCCGCGACGAGGCTCGCTGCTCGAGCGCGTTCTTCACGCTGGGCCTCAAGGACGACGAGTTCGACAAGCTCCGCGCCGTGAAGGCGAAGGCCGACGTCCGCCTCGTGTGCATCGACGCGGCGAACGGGTACACCAAGTATTTCGTCGAGCACGTCAAGCGAATTCGCGGGGCCTTCCCCGAGCTGACGATCATGGCGGGGAACGTGGCGACGCCCGACATGGTTCAGGAGCTGTTCATCTCCGGCGCGGCCGACATCGTGAAGATCGGCATCGGGCCGGGGAGCGTCTGCACCACGCGGCGCACGACCGGGGTGGGCTACCCGCAGCTCTCGGCGATCATCGAGTGCGCCGACGCCGCTCACGGGTTGCGCGGCCACGTCTGCGCCGACGGCGGCTGCCGGTTCCCCGGCGACGTCGTCAAGGCGTTCGCGGCCGGGGCCGATTTCGTGATGCTCGGCGGAATGCTCGCCGGTCATGACGAATGCGAGGGCGAGTGGGTCGAGGAAGACGGCCGCCGCGTCGCGCTGACGTTCTACGGCATGTCGAGTCGCGAGGCCCTCGACAAGTACGCCGGGGGTCGCAAGGACTATCGAGCCTGCGAGGGCCGCGCGGTCTCGGTGCCGTACAAGGGGCCGGTCAAGGAGACGATCCAGGAGATCACCGGTGGCATCCGCAGCGCATGCGCGTACGTCGGCGCCACCCGGCTGAAAGACCTCACCAAGTGCACGACGTTCGTGATCTGCCAGCGGCCGCATGGAAGCATGTTCGCGTAA
- a CDS encoding ABC transporter permease, protein MRFSTLILRNLFRRRTRTILTAAGLAVAIAAVLDLVGVSWNFERAFMTLYVGKGIDLVVVRAGITNQLSSTLDQKLGDRIREIEGVAAVAPSLMDVVGFEQANIASALINGWESGSLLFRGSHILEGRTFRPDEKNVALLGRVLALNLGKKVGDALDVAGEPYQVIGVYESDSLFESGALIVPLATLQHMMGREGQVTGFVIQARSSAADDVAALRKRIESAIPGVAATPARDQVERDVQLRLVRVMAGATTALAVLLGSVGMLNTMIMTVFERTQEIGVLRALGWKRRRVLSLILGEAVCLGVLGAIMGMILALVGMRCLMLAPTARGFIDPSVPPPVLAFGLVLGLVLSVLGGIYPAVRAAALDPSEALRHE, encoded by the coding sequence ATGCGTTTCTCCACCCTGATCCTCCGCAACCTGTTCCGGCGCCGCACGCGCACGATCCTCACGGCCGCCGGCCTCGCCGTGGCGATCGCCGCCGTGCTCGACCTGGTCGGCGTCTCCTGGAACTTCGAGCGCGCGTTCATGACGCTGTACGTCGGCAAGGGCATCGATCTGGTGGTGGTCCGCGCGGGGATCACCAACCAGCTTTCGAGCACGCTCGACCAGAAGCTCGGCGACCGCATCCGCGAAATCGAGGGCGTGGCCGCCGTCGCCCCCTCGCTCATGGACGTCGTCGGCTTCGAGCAAGCGAACATCGCCAGCGCCCTGATCAACGGCTGGGAAAGCGGCAGCCTGCTCTTTCGCGGCTCGCACATCCTCGAAGGCCGGACGTTCCGACCCGACGAGAAGAACGTCGCCCTGCTCGGGCGGGTGCTCGCCCTGAACCTTGGCAAGAAGGTCGGCGACGCGCTCGACGTGGCGGGCGAGCCGTACCAGGTGATCGGCGTTTACGAGAGCGACAGCCTGTTCGAGAGCGGCGCGCTGATCGTGCCGCTGGCGACGCTTCAACACATGATGGGGCGCGAAGGCCAGGTTACGGGGTTCGTGATCCAGGCTCGCTCGTCGGCCGCGGACGACGTCGCCGCCTTGCGGAAGCGGATCGAGTCGGCGATACCAGGCGTCGCGGCCACGCCGGCCCGCGACCAGGTGGAGCGCGACGTTCAGCTTCGGCTCGTCCGGGTGATGGCCGGGGCCACGACGGCCCTGGCCGTGCTGCTCGGATCGGTCGGGATGCTCAACACGATGATCATGACGGTGTTCGAGCGCACGCAAGAGATCGGCGTCCTTCGCGCCCTGGGCTGGAAGCGGCGGCGGGTCTTGTCGTTGATTCTGGGCGAGGCGGTGTGCCTCGGCGTTTTGGGAGCGATCATGGGGATGATACTGGCCCTGGTCGGAATGCGCTGCCTCATGCTGGCGCCCACGGCGCGCGGGTTCATCGACCCCAGCGTGCCGCCGCCGGTCCTGGCGTTCGGCCTGGTGCTCGGCCTGGTGCTGAGCGTCCTCGGCGGCATCTACCCGGCGGTCCGCGCCGCCGCCCTCGACCCGAGCGAGGCGCTTCGCCATGAGTGA
- a CDS encoding alpha/beta hydrolase: MPRMTANGLTFHVQQAGDGPDVVLIHGLTGDMSIWFLAKTFAMLAESFRVTAYDLRGHGYTDAPATGYTSLEHAHDLLALLDELEIPRARLVGHSFGAVIATHAAVIAPDRVEAIVLSDPYFPSLRHLEDVSRWGHWQNFRKEAEEAGVSLSADTWYDLTSFFDQVLHLDDQKLLAFRQAVGLPGLNRVLRLARTTCGHDSKLADGLSAESIAQVSVPCLALYGENSPFLSTADYLVQHLPQCQGRRIPDAQHRAPEENPEAFNAAVRAYLESLQPAERQEVCS; this comes from the coding sequence ATGCCTCGAATGACAGCCAACGGCCTGACCTTCCACGTTCAGCAAGCAGGCGACGGCCCCGACGTGGTGCTGATCCACGGCTTGACCGGCGACATGTCGATCTGGTTCCTGGCGAAGACCTTCGCGATGCTGGCCGAAAGCTTCCGCGTGACGGCCTACGACCTGCGCGGCCACGGCTACACCGACGCGCCGGCGACGGGTTACACGTCGCTCGAACACGCCCACGACCTGCTCGCCCTGCTCGACGAGCTGGAGATCCCTCGGGCCCGTCTGGTCGGCCATAGCTTCGGCGCCGTGATCGCCACGCACGCGGCCGTGATCGCTCCCGATCGGGTCGAGGCGATCGTGCTCTCCGACCCCTATTTCCCGTCGTTGCGCCACCTGGAAGACGTGAGCCGGTGGGGGCACTGGCAGAACTTCCGCAAGGAGGCCGAGGAGGCCGGCGTGTCGCTCTCGGCCGACACCTGGTACGACCTCACCAGCTTCTTCGACCAGGTCCTCCATCTCGACGATCAGAAGCTCCTCGCGTTCCGTCAGGCCGTCGGCCTGCCGGGGCTCAACCGCGTGCTCCGGCTGGCGCGGACGACCTGCGGCCACGATTCCAAGCTCGCCGACGGCCTCTCGGCCGAGTCGATCGCCCAGGTCTCCGTCCCCTGCCTGGCGCTCTACGGCGAGAACTCGCCGTTCCTGTCGACGGCCGACTACCTGGTTCAACACCTGCCGCAATGTCAGGGACGGCGCATCCCTGACGCCCAGCACCGCGCCCCCGAAGAGAACCCGGAGGCTTTCAACGCCGCCGTCCGCGCGTACCTCGAAAGCCTTCAGCCCGCCGAGCGGCAGGAGGTCTGCTCATGA
- a CDS encoding class I SAM-dependent methyltransferase, with the protein MATASMQSQAASPWTGDLRAFRCPSCSGDLAASDAGLSCVGCGTPYPIRDDVLIVKAWSDENNRVAQDFYDSPLWPRFRFWEKLTWWCNGGEKRARNQVLRHLPSQPGLKLLDVAVGDGVYLPWMPNDWDVVGVDVSWTQLAACRPRTQGKTVRLIQGEAENLPLHNAQFDAVLSIGAFNYFNDPEGSLREMVRATRPGGTIVISDEMPNLTDRMIGHKLGVPALDRWIVSRLMHLGDPFTDMVERYRDLDVRAIAERVMPGVEYHEVWRGLGYVLVGRVPG; encoded by the coding sequence ATGGCGACGGCTTCGATGCAATCCCAGGCCGCGAGTCCCTGGACGGGTGATCTGCGGGCGTTTCGGTGCCCGTCGTGCTCGGGCGATCTGGCGGCATCCGACGCGGGCCTGTCGTGCGTCGGATGCGGCACGCCGTATCCGATCCGCGACGACGTCTTGATCGTCAAGGCGTGGAGCGACGAGAACAACCGCGTCGCGCAGGACTTCTACGACAGCCCGCTCTGGCCCCGGTTCCGGTTCTGGGAAAAGCTCACCTGGTGGTGCAACGGCGGCGAGAAGCGGGCGCGCAACCAGGTGCTCCGGCACCTGCCCTCGCAGCCGGGTTTGAAGCTGCTCGACGTGGCTGTGGGCGACGGCGTTTATCTGCCGTGGATGCCCAATGATTGGGACGTCGTGGGCGTCGACGTCTCCTGGACGCAGCTCGCCGCGTGTAGGCCGCGAACCCAAGGCAAGACGGTCCGCTTGATCCAGGGCGAGGCCGAGAACCTGCCGCTTCACAACGCCCAGTTCGATGCGGTTCTGAGCATCGGCGCCTTCAATTACTTCAACGACCCCGAGGGCTCGCTGCGCGAGATGGTTCGCGCGACCCGTCCCGGCGGAACGATCGTGATCTCCGACGAGATGCCGAACCTCACCGACCGCATGATCGGCCACAAGCTCGGCGTCCCGGCGCTCGACCGCTGGATCGTCTCGCGGCTGATGCATCTGGGAGACCCGTTCACCGACATGGTCGAGCGCTATCGCGATTTGGACGTCCGAGCGATCGCCGAGCGGGTGATGCCGGGCGTCGAATACCACGAGGTCTGGCGCGGGCTCGGCTACGTCCTCGTCGGCCGCGTCCCCGGCTGA
- a CDS encoding acyl carrier protein, which produces MNAATNESDMEILDDLRQVFRDGLGVEPVDPITPATRFFADLGLASIDAVVLGEELQKRYGRPLPFNDLLAELGGRAERDLTVGELVVFLQQNL; this is translated from the coding sequence ATGAATGCTGCCACAAACGAAAGCGACATGGAAATCCTCGACGACTTGCGGCAAGTGTTCCGCGACGGCCTGGGCGTCGAGCCGGTCGACCCGATCACGCCGGCGACGCGGTTCTTCGCCGATCTCGGCCTCGCGTCGATCGACGCGGTGGTCCTCGGCGAAGAGCTTCAAAAGCGCTACGGCCGGCCCCTGCCGTTCAACGACTTGCTGGCCGAGCTGGGCGGCCGCGCCGAACGCGACCTGACGGTCGGCGAGCTGGTCGTATTCCTTCAGCAGAACCTTTAA
- a CDS encoding SDR family NAD(P)-dependent oxidoreductase codes for MTASTSPVVLITGAANGIGRATALELARKNVPLGLLDVDVPNLESLGDELRKLGARFSIQIGDVCQRESLREAIAAVETAVGPIDVLVACAGFGRLTLVPDLALDTLRKTFDVNLFGVAESIEAVLPGMIARGRGHLVGVASLAGYRGFPWMISYSASKAALIAYLEALRPGLARRGVTITTVCPGFVRTAMSTGIPYKRKIDMLEPEVAAKHLARAVLRRPRNCVFPFSMRIGLAVLKVTPDFLFDWMMRKAGPEALSVDF; via the coding sequence ATGACCGCTTCGACTTCACCCGTCGTTTTGATCACCGGCGCGGCCAACGGAATCGGTCGCGCGACCGCCCTGGAACTGGCTCGGAAAAACGTCCCGCTCGGGTTGCTCGACGTCGACGTCCCCAACCTGGAGTCGCTGGGCGACGAGTTGAGGAAGCTCGGCGCCAGGTTCTCGATCCAGATCGGAGACGTCTGTCAGCGCGAGTCGCTTCGCGAGGCGATCGCGGCGGTCGAAACCGCCGTGGGGCCGATCGACGTCCTCGTCGCCTGCGCGGGGTTCGGCCGACTGACGCTCGTGCCCGACCTGGCCCTCGACACGCTTCGAAAAACCTTCGACGTCAACCTGTTCGGCGTGGCCGAATCGATCGAGGCCGTCTTGCCGGGCATGATCGCCCGCGGCCGAGGGCATCTCGTCGGAGTCGCCAGCCTGGCGGGCTATCGCGGGTTCCCCTGGATGATCTCGTACTCGGCGTCGAAGGCCGCCCTGATCGCCTACCTCGAAGCGCTGCGGCCCGGCCTGGCGCGGCGAGGCGTCACCATCACGACGGTCTGCCCCGGTTTCGTCCGCACGGCGATGAGCACCGGCATCCCCTACAAGCGGAAGATCGACATGCTGGAGCCCGAGGTCGCGGCCAAGCACCTGGCCCGCGCGGTCCTCCGGCGCCCTCGCAACTGCGTCTTCCCGTTCTCGATGCGGATCGGTCTGGCCGTGCTCAAGGTCACGCCCGACTTCCTCTTCGACTGGATGATGCGGAAAGCGGGACCCGAAGCCCTGTCGGTCGACTTCTAA
- a CDS encoding ABC transporter ATP-binding protein, with translation MSDPHDHTDAPVLRGERLSKLYPDGEVAALRGVSLQVAAGESVAVVGPSGCGKTTLLHLLGGLDRPTEGEVFFRGTPLAKLDGDQYRAREIGFVFQSFHLLTTLSAVENIQIPMFETPWTPRERASRAEELIKQVGMAHRRNHRPTRLSVGERQRIAIARALANEPSVLLADEPTGNLDSRNQDEILRLLEDLRRSRGLTLVTVTHSAEVAAAAGRVVRMRDGLVVET, from the coding sequence ATGAGTGACCCACACGATCACACCGACGCGCCCGTCCTTCGCGGCGAGCGGCTGAGCAAGCTTTACCCCGACGGCGAGGTCGCGGCCCTGCGCGGGGTTTCGCTCCAGGTGGCCGCCGGCGAGTCGGTGGCCGTCGTCGGCCCCAGCGGGTGCGGCAAGACGACGCTGCTCCATCTGCTCGGCGGCCTCGACCGCCCCACCGAGGGCGAGGTCTTCTTCCGCGGAACGCCCCTGGCGAAGCTCGACGGCGACCAGTACCGCGCCCGCGAGATCGGCTTCGTCTTCCAATCGTTCCATCTGCTGACGACGCTCTCAGCCGTCGAGAACATCCAGATCCCGATGTTCGAAACCCCCTGGACGCCCCGTGAACGCGCGAGCCGAGCCGAGGAACTCATCAAACAGGTCGGCATGGCGCATCGGCGGAACCATCGGCCGACACGACTTTCAGTCGGCGAACGTCAGCGGATCGCGATCGCCCGCGCCCTCGCCAACGAGCCCAGTGTGCTGCTGGCCGACGAACCGACGGGTAATCTCGACAGCCGCAATCAGGACGAGATCCTTCGCCTCCTCGAAGACCTGCGACGGAGCCGAGGATTGACGCTCGTGACCGTCACCCACAGCGCCGAGGTCGCCGCCGCCGCCGGGCGGGTCGTGCGGATGCGCGACGGGTTGGTCGTCGAGACATAA